A section of the Devosia rhizoryzae genome encodes:
- a CDS encoding endonuclease domain-containing protein, which yields MTDKITFARSQRRNPTAAEQAFWAVLYPWREAGMHWRRQTPVGPYVVDFVCKKRKLIVEIDGDSHYFDEGIRRDTVRTVFLERWGFRVVRFSNADVLGNPEGVFEVLCGILGDVT from the coding sequence ATGACCGACAAGATCACCTTCGCCCGCAGCCAGCGCCGCAATCCGACTGCGGCTGAGCAGGCGTTTTGGGCGGTGCTTTATCCATGGCGCGAGGCCGGGATGCATTGGCGGCGGCAGACGCCGGTCGGGCCGTATGTGGTGGATTTCGTCTGCAAGAAGCGGAAGCTGATCGTCGAGATCGATGGCGACAGCCACTATTTCGACGAGGGCATCAGGCGCGATACGGTGCGCACGGTGTTTCTCGAACGCTGGGGTTTTCGTGTCGTGCGGTTCAGCAATGCGGATGTGCTGGGCAACCCAGAGGGCGTGTTCGAGGTGTTGTGCGGAATTTTGGGCGATGTGACTTAG